The Aureimonas mangrovi genome contains the following window.
CCGTCAATGTCGTTCGATTCCGCCTGCTCGCGGCCGGCATCCGCCGTCCGCTCCGCCTGCGCGGGGTCATCGCCCCGATAGACCGCCAGCGCCTCCAGCCGAGACAGGAGCGCCGAACCCGCATTTCCGGCAAGGACGGCGGCATGTACCACATTCACCCCGCCCAAGGCCAAACCCAATTCGTCCGCGGTGAACGGACGATGCACCGGAATGGCTCCCGCCTTGCCCGCGACGATCGCGGCATGGCGGGCACCCTCCATCTTGCGCCGACCGTCCGGCGCCGCGTCGCTGGCCTGCAGCAGCGCCAACGCGCGCCCCGAGCGAAGCTCGGCATCGACCTTCGCGGCGCCGCTGACGAGCTGGCCCGCCTTGCGCGCGAGACCGAGCGCCCCGAGCGCGGAACGTGCCAGAAGCGCGTCCACGTCGCCGGCCAGGTCCGGCCGCGCCGCGCCGGCGCCCTTGAAGGCCCGCCGGAAGAGGTTGCGCTTGACCGCCGCCTCCACCGCCTCGCGCCGCGCCTCGACATGGGCGCCGCGCCCGGGCAGCTTGCGCCTGATATCGGGGACGACCGCACCGTCCGGCCCGACGACGAAGCGGATCAGGCGCTCGGCGGGAAGGCTCTGGCGCGAGACGATGCACATGCGCCCGTTCAAGCCGTCCTCCTCCCAGTCGTCATCGCGCGGTGAGCCCAAGCCTCGATCGCTCCTTGCCTCTGCGGCGCCCTCAGAGCGCCTCGCTCGCCTCGGCCTCTTCCACTTCGGCCGTGGCCGCGAGATCCTGCTCGCTCACCCAGCCGGCCTGAATGCGGGCCTGCATAATCATCGCCTCGGCGTCCTGGCGGCTGACCTCGAACTCCGAGAGCGCGCCCGGATAACGCTTGGTCTCGCCATCCTTGCGCTCGGTCCAGCCGACGAGATCGTCCGCCGCGCAGCCCGCGAAATCTTCCAGCGTCTTCACGCCGTCCTCGCCGAGGGCGACGAGCATCGGCGTCGTCAGCCCGTCGATGCCGCGCAGTGCGTCGTCGACGCCCAGTTCCTTGCGGCGGGCATCCAACTCGGCCTCGCGGCGCTCCAGATACTCGCGGGCGCGGGACTGGATCTCGCCAGCCGTGTCCTCGTCGAAGCCCTCGATCGATGCCACTTCGTCGGCATCGACATAGGCGACTTCCTCGACGCTCGAAAAACCTTCCGAGGCGAGGAGCTGGCCAACCATCTCATCGACGTTGAGCGCGTCCATGAAGAGGCCCGAGCGCTCGACGAATTCCTTCTGGCGGCGGGAGGACTCCTCCTCCTCGGTCAGGATGTCGATGTCCCAGCCCGTCAGTTGCGAGGCAAGGCGCACATTCTGCCCGCGGCGGCCGATCGCAAGTGAAAGCTGGTCATCGGGCACCACGACTTCAATACGCTCGGCATCCTCGTCGAGGACGACCTTGGCCACTTCCGCCGGCTGAAGGGCGTTGACCAGGAAGGAAGCCGCGTCCGGCGACCAGGGGATGATGTCGATCTTCTCGCCCTGGAGTTCGCCGACGACGGCCTGCACGCGCGAGCCGCGCATGCCGACGCACGCGCCAACCGGGTCGACCGACGAGTCGCGGGAGACGACGGCGATCTTGGCGCGCGAGCCCGGATCGCGGGCCACGGCCTTGATCTCGATGATGCCGTCGTAGATTTCCGGCACTTCCATCGTGAACAGGCGCGCCATGAACTGCGGATGCGTGCGCGACAGGAAGATCTGCGGTCCGCGCTGCTCGCGGCGAACGTCGTAGACGAAGGCGCGCACGCGGTCTCCGTAGCGGAAAAGCTCGCGCGGGATCTGCTCGTCGCGGCGGATGATGCCCTCGCCCTTGCCGAGATCGACGATGACGTTGCCGTACTCGACGCGCTTGACGGTGCCGTTGACGATCTCGCCGACGCGATCCTTGTACTCGTCATACTGCTTGTCGCGCTCGGCCTCGCGCACCTTCTGCACGATGACCTGCTTGGCCGACTGGGCGGCGATGCGACCGAAATCCATCGGCGGAAGCTGCTCGGCGATGAAGTCGCCCGGCTCGGCGTCGGGGTTCTTGTCGCGGGCGAGATCGAGATAGATCTGTGTCGCCGGGTCCTCGACGTCCTCGACCACCTCGAGAAGACGCTGGAGCTTCATCTCGCCTGTCTTCTGGTTGATGTCGACGCGGATGTTGGTCTCCTGGCCGTAGCGCGAGCGCGCCGCCTTCTGGATCGCGTCGGCCATGGCGGCGATCACGATCTCGCGGTCGATCGACTTCTCGCGCGCGACCGCATCCGCGATCTGCAACAGTTCAAGCCGGTTCGCACTGACTGCCATTGTCTTCGTCTCCTGGTGGAGGGCTTCACGCCCCATCCGCCTTCAGGCCTCAAGCACCCGCCCTTTCGCGAGCCGCTCGGCCGCCATGATCAGTGGCGCGTCTCCGCGCCGGTCTCGTCGTCGTCGCCCTCGCCCGCAGGCTCGCCGCGCCCCTTGCGCGCGGCCTTGTCGGCTTTCAGCGAGGCGGCGATCAGATCGTCGGTCAGGATCAGCCGGGCTTCGCCGACCGCGTCGAACGGAATCTCGACCGAAGGCGCCTCGCCGTAGGCGGCGCCGTCGCGGTCGAGCCTGAAGCCGGCCTCGCCGACCTCCACTATGCGGCCGCGGAAGCGCTTGCGCGCATCGATCATGCGGCTCGTCTCGAGCTTCATCAGATGGCCCGCCCACAGCTCGAAGTCCGAGCGCCGCACGAGCGGGCGGTCGATGCCGGGCGAGGACACTTCGAGGTGATAGGCGCCGTCGAGCGGATCAGCCACGTCGAGTTCAGGCGAAATACCGCGCGACACCGCCTCGCAATCCTCGACGCTCATCGTGCCGTCCGGCCGTTCGGCCATGATCTGCACGGTCATGCCGTTGAGGCCGGAGATGCGCACACGCACGAGACGGTAGCCGAGCTGTTCGATCACCGGCTCGACGATGGCGGCGATCCGGGCCTCCATCCCCTGTTCGATGACGATGCGTTCGGACGTTTCGTTCACGTAGGCTCCCGCGTATCGGAATGATCGTGGAGCCGTCGGCTCCCACCTTGCGAGATGGTGGTTGGGCGATCGCCCTAACAAAAAAGAGCGGGACCGGCGGGACCCACTCTCACGACCACATCGCTAGAGAATATGCAGTGCTTCTACACCCGCGCGGGTGCCAGATCAACCCTCGCCGCGCTTGGCCCGGGCCATTGCCCTCCGCTCCGCGTTGGCCGCCCGCGCCATCGCATGGAACAGGCTGGCGACCACCAGCCACGATGTCGTACCGAAGACGAGGACTGACAAGAGGAAGCCGCGGTCCAGCGGTGTAAGCTCGCGACGACTTGCCGTCACGGCCGGGCCGCGTACGCCGACGGCAAGAGCGGCCATCGATGATCTGTCGAGCGCGTTGGCGAGAAGCTTGATGGCTCGTTGTGAACGAGAGTGGACACCGGCGCGGCCATCTCAGCGCCTTGTGAACGTCAGGTACACGCCGCGCCGTCCTTCGCGATGGGCCTTGGCCTCGTAGCGTGTGCCGGGCCAGCCCTCATAGGGCGTCGTCCACGTCTCGGAGCCCCCCTGCGGCGGGGAGAAATGCGGATGCCGGGCGCAATGGTCGAGCGTCCAGGACACGTAACTGTCGATGTCGGAGGCGAAGCGGAAGCGTGAGCCGGGCTTCAGGACCCGCGAAAAGCGCGACAGGTTCTTCTGCGACACGAAACGCCGCTTCCAGTGCTTCGATTTCGGCCAGGGGTCCGGGTAGAAGAGATCGATGCCGTCGAGCGATGCTTCCGGCAGCCAGTCGAGAAGCTTCGTCGCGTCGTCGTCGTAGAGGCGCAGATTGGGTCGCGGCTCGGCGTCCAGCGCGACCAGCATCTTCGCCATGCCGTTGACGAAGGGCTCAACGCCGATGAAGCCGGCGGTGGGCAGGCGCCCGCTCTCCAGGTGCAGGTGCTCGCCGCCGCCGAAGCCGATCTCGAGGCGCACGGCCTCGACGGGTACGGGGAAGAGATCCGTCAAGGCCGCAGCTGTCGGCGGCGCGCCGATGGGGTCGACGCGCCGGGCCGGCAGGCTGTCGCGGAAGAGCCGCGCCTGCGCCGGGCTGAGGGGCTTGCCCTTGTGGCGCCCGAAAAACGCCTCGCGCGAGCGCGCCGGCCATTGCGGCGCGCTCGCGATTTTCTCGTCCTGCGGCTCGATCACGCCTTCAGCGCAGCCTTCAGCTTCGGCGCCAGGTCCGTCTTTTCCCAGGAGAACGAGCCGTCCCGACCCGGCTTGCGGCCGAAATGGCCGTAGGCCGCAGTCTTGGCGTAGATCGGTTTCGAGAGCTGGAGATGCTCGCGGATGCCGCGCGGCGTCAGGCTGACGAGCTCGCGGATGGCCTTCTCGACAGCCGCCTCATCCACCTCGCCGGTGTCGTGAAGGTCGACATAGATCGAGACGGGCTCGGCGACGCCGATCGCATAGGCGAGCTGGATCGTGCAGCGGTCAGCGATGCCGGACGCGACGACGTTCTTGGCGAGATAGCGCGCCGCGTAGGCTGCCGAACGGTCGACCTTCGTCGGGTCCTTGCCCGAGAAGGCACCGCCGCCGTGCGGGGCCGCGCCGCCATAGGTGTCGACGATGATCTTACGGCCGGTCAGCCCGGCGTCGCCGTCCGGCCCGCCGATCACGAACTTGCCGGTCGGGTTGACGTGCCACACGCAGTTCTCGGCGATCGGCATGCCGTTTACCGCTTCGCGCACGAAAGGCTCCACGATCACGCGCACGTCCTCCGAGCTCAGAGTTTCGTCGACATGCTGGGTGGACAGGACGATCGAGGCGATCTCTGACGGCTTGCCGTCCTTGTAGCGCACCGTGACCTGGCTCTTGGCATCGGGGCCGAGCTTGACGGCATCGCCCTCGGCGCCGCGGCGCGCCTCGGACAGGCGCTCGAGGATCTTGTGGGCGTAGAAGATCGGCGCCGGCATCAGCTCAGGCGTATCACGGCAGGCATAGCCGAACATGATGCCCTGGTCGCCAGCGCCTTCGCTCGCCTTGTTGCCTGCGTCGACGCCCATCGCGATGTCGGCGGACTGGGCGTGCAGAAGCACGTCGATGCGCGCGGTCTTCCAGTGGAAGCCGTCCTGCTCGTAGCCGATCGCCTTCACGGCGCGGCGAGCGGCCGCCTTCACCTTGGAACGGATCTGGCGCTCGTCCAGCGAGCAGCGCACCTCGCCGGCGATCACGATGCGGTTGGTGGTGGCGAGCGTCTCGCACGCGATGCGCAGATCGCCGAGATCCATGCCGGCCTTCTTGGCCTCTTTAAAGAAGAGATCCACGACCTCGTCGGAGATTCGGTCGCAGATCTTGTCCGGATGACCCTCGGAAACGCTTTCGGAAGTGAACAGATAGTCGCTGCGCTGCATCGTATAGGGCCTTTCGGACCGCTCACCGTCGGATATTGCATCCGCCGGTCTCAAGGAGACGTTGCCCGCGCCGGGTCGGCGCGACGAAATGAAGATGCCTTTGTGGAAAGACGCAGAGGGTTTGCTTTCATGCACCTGCAAGGTCAAGCAAAATCCATCCGCACGAGGGTAAAGTCTTCAGCCGTTGAACCTGGCGATCGCGGCGACCAGATCGGCCACGGCGCTTCGCACCTGCGCGTCCTTGATGAGGGCGAAGGATTGGACCAGGCGCAGGATGTCGTCGTCGCCTTGCGGCGCGCCTTCCAGCGCTGGCTGGCCCTCCTCTTCGCCAAAACCCGCGAGCGCCATCCCCCCGCCATCGTGGAAGCCGTCGAGGAAGTAGCCAGGCGTCACGCGCAGCGCGCGGCTGATCGAGAAAAGCCGGCCAACCGACATGCGGTTGGCGCCCTTCTCGTATTTCTGCACCTGCTGGAAGGTGATCCCGAGATGCCCGCCGAGCGTTTCCTGACTCATGCCGATCTCGCGGCGGCGCTGCTGCACGCGTGCTGCGACATATTCGTCGATCGGCTCGGGTTTCTTGGTGTTGCTCATCCGGCCCTCGGTCATCCCACGAAGGGTTCGCCGATCCCTTCTATCCTTCATCATGTAGATGACTTGGGTATGCCGCAGAGATGCTGGGGGTCAATGCATTGCGCGGGATAATCTCCATCTTTCCCGAAAGGCGACCGCGAAGCCGAGCACGAGAATGAGCGCGAAAGGGAGATTGCCCACGCGCGAGAACGCCGTTCCGGGCAGCGGGGCAGGCAGAGCCGAGGCGACGACGCCCTCCTGGTTGAGCCCGAGCCCGGCGATCTCGCGCCCGCGTGCGTCGGTGACGACGGAGACGCCGGTGTTGGCCGCGCGCACGAGAGGCAGGCCGTGGGCGATCGCACTCGCCTGCGCGCTGCGCAGGTGCTGGTAGGGGCCGGGCGTCGCGCCGTACCACGCATCGTTGGTGACGTTGAGGATGAAGCCGGGGCGCTCGGCGGGATCGTCGGGAAGCGAGATCTCGTCCTGGAAGATGATCTCGTAGCAGATCAGCGCGAGGAAGGAGACACCGTCCGCGAGGCGCACCGGTTCGCGCGTCGCACCGGCCGAGAACCCGCCGGGGAGCTGCGTCAGCTGGGTTATGCCCATCGATTCCAGCCGATCCTGGAAGGGCAGATACTCGCCGAAGGGCACGAGATGCACCTTGTCGCGGGCATCGACGATCGTGCCCTCCTCATCGATCACCAGAACGGAGTTGTAGTAGCGCCGGTCCGGGTCCTCGCGCGGGCCCTCGGCGCGCGCCGCGCCGGCCAGCAAAGTCTCGCCCGGCTCCAATGCGGCGGCGATGCGCGCGAGCCCCTCGGGACTGTCGGTCAGGATGAAGGGCACGGAGGATTCGGGCCAGACGACCAGCGTCTCGCCCGGCCCCTCGCCGCGCCCGCGGCCGGACAGATCGAGAAGCGTCGCGAAGATGCGCTCGGCCTCGGCCGCGTCCCATTTCTGCGACTGCAAGATGTTCGGCTGCACGATACGAAGGGCTACGCCCTCGACCGGCGCCGGCGTCCCGCGCGAAAGCGCGAGCGCGCCGTAGCCGAGATGGGCAACGGTCAGGAGCGCCGCCGTGGCGAGCGTCAGCGGCCGCAGAGCGGGGCTTCCCACGATCAGCGCAGGCGCGGCGAAGACGAGGACGGCCGCGAAGGTCAGCCCGTGGACACCGACGACCGCCAGCGACTGCATCATCATCGGCACGGGCGCGACCATCAGGCCGATCTCGTTCCACGAGAAGCCCGTCAGAAGGAAGCCGCGCAGATATTCGGCAAGCGCGAAGGAGCCGGCGAGCGCGAAGA
Protein-coding sequences here:
- a CDS encoding RNA-binding protein, producing MGSPRDDDWEEDGLNGRMCIVSRQSLPAERLIRFVVGPDGAVVPDIRRKLPGRGAHVEARREAVEAAVKRNLFRRAFKGAGAARPDLAGDVDALLARSALGALGLARKAGQLVSGAAKVDAELRSGRALALLQASDAAPDGRRKMEGARHAAIVAGKAGAIPVHRPFTADELGLALGGVNVVHAAVLAGNAGSALLSRLEALAVYRGDDPAQAERTADAGREQAESNDIDGGAANGAPRTDQRLGTIPGQEVEA
- the nusA gene encoding transcription termination factor NusA — protein: MAVSANRLELLQIADAVAREKSIDREIVIAAMADAIQKAARSRYGQETNIRVDINQKTGEMKLQRLLEVVEDVEDPATQIYLDLARDKNPDAEPGDFIAEQLPPMDFGRIAAQSAKQVIVQKVREAERDKQYDEYKDRVGEIVNGTVKRVEYGNVIVDLGKGEGIIRRDEQIPRELFRYGDRVRAFVYDVRREQRGPQIFLSRTHPQFMARLFTMEVPEIYDGIIEIKAVARDPGSRAKIAVVSRDSSVDPVGACVGMRGSRVQAVVGELQGEKIDIIPWSPDAASFLVNALQPAEVAKVVLDEDAERIEVVVPDDQLSLAIGRRGQNVRLASQLTGWDIDILTEEEESSRRQKEFVERSGLFMDALNVDEMVGQLLASEGFSSVEEVAYVDADEVASIEGFDEDTAGEIQSRAREYLERREAELDARRKELGVDDALRGIDGLTTPMLVALGEDGVKTLEDFAGCAADDLVGWTERKDGETKRYPGALSEFEVSRQDAEAMIMQARIQAGWVSEQDLAATAEVEEAEASEAL
- the trmB gene encoding tRNA (guanine(46)-N(7))-methyltransferase TrmB, coding for MEPQDEKIASAPQWPARSREAFFGRHKGKPLSPAQARLFRDSLPARRVDPIGAPPTAAALTDLFPVPVEAVRLEIGFGGGEHLHLESGRLPTAGFIGVEPFVNGMAKMLVALDAEPRPNLRLYDDDATKLLDWLPEASLDGIDLFYPDPWPKSKHWKRRFVSQKNLSRFSRVLKPGSRFRFASDIDSYVSWTLDHCARHPHFSPPQGGSETWTTPYEGWPGTRYEAKAHREGRRGVYLTFTRR
- the metK gene encoding methionine adenosyltransferase translates to MQRSDYLFTSESVSEGHPDKICDRISDEVVDLFFKEAKKAGMDLGDLRIACETLATTNRIVIAGEVRCSLDERQIRSKVKAAARRAVKAIGYEQDGFHWKTARIDVLLHAQSADIAMGVDAGNKASEGAGDQGIMFGYACRDTPELMPAPIFYAHKILERLSEARRGAEGDAVKLGPDAKSQVTVRYKDGKPSEIASIVLSTQHVDETLSSEDVRVIVEPFVREAVNGMPIAENCVWHVNPTGKFVIGGPDGDAGLTGRKIIVDTYGGAAPHGGGAFSGKDPTKVDRSAAYAARYLAKNVVASGIADRCTIQLAYAIGVAEPVSIYVDLHDTGEVDEAAVEKAIRELVSLTPRGIREHLQLSKPIYAKTAAYGHFGRKPGRDGSFSWEKTDLAPKLKAALKA
- the lnt gene encoding apolipoprotein N-acyltransferase codes for the protein MQRIAGTIILLEGWRRGLVAFLAGAVATLALAPFDLPFAGFLAFPVLVWLLDGAVGEPSRGTLGRLWPAFRVGWCFGFGYFVGGLWWLGAAMLVDVATFWWALPFAVFGLPAVLALYHALAAALARSLWSEGGGRVFALAGSFALAEYLRGFLLTGFSWNEIGLMVAPVPMMMQSLAVVGVHGLTFAAVLVFAAPALIVGSPALRPLTLATAALLTVAHLGYGALALSRGTPAPVEGVALRIVQPNILQSQKWDAAEAERIFATLLDLSGRGRGEGPGETLVVWPESSVPFILTDSPEGLARIAAALEPGETLLAGAARAEGPREDPDRRYYNSVLVIDEEGTIVDARDKVHLVPFGEYLPFQDRLESMGITQLTQLPGGFSAGATREPVRLADGVSFLALICYEIIFQDEISLPDDPAERPGFILNVTNDAWYGATPGPYQHLRSAQASAIAHGLPLVRAANTGVSVVTDARGREIAGLGLNQEGVVASALPAPLPGTAFSRVGNLPFALILVLGFAVAFRERWRLSRAMH
- the rimP gene encoding ribosome maturation factor RimP; translation: MEARIAAIVEPVIEQLGYRLVRVRISGLNGMTVQIMAERPDGTMSVEDCEAVSRGISPELDVADPLDGAYHLEVSSPGIDRPLVRRSDFELWAGHLMKLETSRMIDARKRFRGRIVEVGEAGFRLDRDGAAYGEAPSVEIPFDAVGEARLILTDDLIAASLKADKAARKGRGEPAGEGDDDETGAETRH
- a CDS encoding helix-turn-helix domain-containing protein → MSNTKKPEPIDEYVAARVQQRRREIGMSQETLGGHLGITFQQVQKYEKGANRMSVGRLFSISRALRVTPGYFLDGFHDGGGMALAGFGEEEGQPALEGAPQGDDDILRLVQSFALIKDAQVRSAVADLVAAIARFNG